AGATAATAGGGACAAGGGATGTCCTCTTCGTCGTGAACGATCGGGTTGACCTTGCCCTCGCCCTCGATGCCGATGGGGTCCATCTGGGGCAGGATGACCTTCCCCTTGCAGTAGCACGACGGCTTTTAGGGGAGAACCGGATAATCGGGGTTTCGGTTCAAACACCTGAGGAGGCGCAAGAAGCAGAAAGAGAAGGAGCGGATTACTTAGCTGCCTCAGGCGTCTTTCCCACCACCACCAAACCAGATGTAGGAGCGGTCCTCGGCATCCCCGGGTTAAAGAGGATCAGGGAAGCGACCTCCCTCCCTCTGGTAGCTATAGGGGGGATAAACTTGGCTAATGTAAAGGAAGTGATCGGGGCTGGTGCCGATGGTATCGCGGTCGTCTCGGCGGTAACCACCGCTTCCGATGTTACCGCTCGGTGTCGCGAGCTTCTCTCCTTGGTGAAGAGAGCAAAGGAGGAGAGGGTGGAGAGTTGAGGAAGAAAATCGCTCTCCTTCTGGTAATAGCGGGAGTAGGAGGTGCCTTCCTCCTCTTGTTCTTAAGCCTTGAGGAAGTAAAGAAGAAAGAAGGAAGAACACCCCTCCAAGCAAGAACCATCTCCTCGATAAAGGAAAGCCTCCATCAGAAACTGGGAAGAAAGAGGATAATCCTCAAAAACGGCGAGGTGAGCTATAAAAGGATGATCTTAACCCCAGCTGAACTTTCCCTTTTCATAGAAGAGAACTACGGAGATCAGATACCACCGGAGATAAGGTGGTGGAAGCTCGATGCCAAAGGAAACCTCGTGATCCTCTCTGGCGAGGGATCCCTGGCTAAGGCAAAGAAGGACCTTTCTCCTAGTTTGAGGAAGGCGCTTCCCGATGAGCTTATGTTCGAGGTGAGATTCTACCTCGTGGGGGAGAATGGAATAGGAAAGATAAAGATAAAATCGTTCAGTCTGGCTGGGCTTCCCCTTCCTGCATCCTTAGCTTTGAGGATCTTATCCTCTATCTCCCCCGAAGATAGAAAAAGACTTGAACAGGGGTTCCTCCTCCCCCCCGGCTTCCGCAAAATAAGGGTGGAGAAGGGGCTGTTCATCATCAACCCCTAAAATCGAGTTTATCCCCAAATAGAGCCCTAAGATTATCCTCGATCGCTGAGGTGAGTTTAGAGAGAGGAACACCCTTTATCTCCGCTGCCATCTCGTAGGTAAAGCGGACATAGGCGGGCTCGTTTCTTCTACCCCTTCTTGGAGAAGGGGTAAGGTAAGGGGCGTCCGTCTCGAGGAAGAGAGAGGAAAGGGGAAGCTTTGCCACCATCTCCCTCAAGCGAACCGCCTTGGGATAGGTGATGTTTCCGGCAAAGGAGATAAAAAAGCCGAGCGTAAGTGCAGTGTAAGCAGCAGAAAGGGGACCGGGAAAACAGTGAAGAATGCCCTTCCCTCCCACCTCTTCGATCATCTTGAGGACATCATCGATCGACTCCCGGGAATGGACGATGACGGGAAGATCGACCTCCTTCGCAAGTAAAAGAAGTCGGCGGAAGACCCTCTTTTGATCCTCCGGCGGGGAATAATTGCGATAGTAATCGAGCCCGATCTCTCCGATGGCTATGACCTTCTTCCGTGAAGAAAGACGCTCGATGAGGGAGAAATCCTCATCGGAAGCTTTCTTCGCATCGTGAGGGTGGATCCCCACCGCAGCGTAAACAAAAGGATGAGCCTCCGCC
This region of Acidobacteriota bacterium genomic DNA includes:
- a CDS encoding TatD family hydrolase gives rise to the protein MFIDIHTHLDSPEFTSDLEEVIARAEKEGVGFILTAGVDGESSEKAVSLAEAHPFVYAAVGIHPHDAKKASDEDFSLIERLSSRKKVIAIGEIGLDYYRNYSPPEDQKRVFRRLLLLAKEVDLPVIVHSRESIDDVLKMIEEVGGKGILHCFPGPLSAAYTALTLGFFISFAGNITYPKAVRLREMVAKLPLSSLFLETDAPYLTPSPRRGRRNEPAYVRFTYEMAAEIKGVPLSKLTSAIEDNLRALFGDKLDFRG
- a CDS encoding thiamine phosphate synthase, whose protein sequence is MRKRFDLSLYVITDRRLSLGRSSEEIVERAIAGGATVIQLREKELSDRQLYEEGLRIKEIIGTRDVLFVVNDRVDLALALDADGVHLGQDDLPLAVARRLLGENRIIGVSVQTPEEAQEAEREGADYLAASGVFPTTTKPDVGAVLGIPGLKRIREATSLPLVAIGGINLANVKEVIGAGADGIAVVSAVTTASDVTARCRELLSLVKRAKEERVES